A single region of the Brachypodium distachyon strain Bd21 chromosome 3, Brachypodium_distachyon_v3.0, whole genome shotgun sequence genome encodes:
- the LOC100835547 gene encoding far upstream element-binding protein 1 — MADDHYSSKRKYDDPSPPPRRTGFSSGPPPASPPAGGAPVPSSYNSVPPPPDEIQLAKQRAQEIAARIFSAAEAKRPRVDNGDDDVGAGAGGGSLGGGGRIGGGGLGFSSSAGGGHGSSIPPLSSQGSTHQYSSYGGYQSGSTTKKIDIPNGRVGVIIGKSGETIKHLQLQSGAKIQVTRDMDVQPGSQTRSVDLSGTPEQISRAEELIRDVLAEADAGSSGTVSNRKYNAPQPGAEQFQMQIANNKVGLVIGKGGETIKSMQAKSGARIQVIPLHLPPGDTSTERTLYIDGTTDQIEIAKQLVAEVTSENRARNPMSGGYSQQGYRPPRPQGNWGAGAPPTQQPGYGYMQPGAYPGAPPQYGQPPYGGYPPASGGYQTGWDQSSNQQSQQTPPGTGYDYYNQQQQPQQQQSAPGTAAPTEASSYNYSQPATYASQGYGDSTYSQQSGGQQAYDYSAYQNQGQQQQAYSQQTGYDQQSYGATGYGSAANSTQEGSAPSYGGPGGAGGATQVSPGQQASTPATGSHPGYSSQPPTSAAASYPAQGSAPQSGYVAPQTQPGYGTQGPPQGGGYGQGAYGQSPQGQKPPASAPYGQAPPAGSSQAGYGQYGYSQPGYGAPPPYPGAPPASHPGYGQQQLYADPYGTGSYGQHTAYSTEATAPAASQDQSAAAPVPTAATAAPAPDNGGGAQASPS, encoded by the exons atggccgacgaCCACTACTCCTCCAAGCGCAAGTACGACgacccgtcgccgccgccgcgccgcactGGATTTTCCTCCGGTCctccgcccgcctcgccgcctgCAGGCGGCGCCCCCGTGCCGTCGTCATACAATAGCGTGCCGCCACCTCCAGACGAGATCCAGCTCGCGAAGCAGCGGGCGCAGGAGATCGCAGCTAGGATCTTCAGCGCCGCAGAGGCGAAGCGCCCCCGCGTCGAcaacggcgacgacgacgtcggcgccggcgctggtgGAGGTTCccttggcggtggcggccgtatcggcggcggcggtctcggCTTCTCGTCCTCGGCCGGTGGTG GGCATGGGTCTAGCATCCCGCCTTTATCTTCGCAAGGGAGCACACATCAGTACTCCTCGTACGGTGGATACCAGAGTGGCagtacaacaaaaaaaattgatatcCCAAACGGAAGG GTTGGTGTTATCATTGGAAAATCTGGCGAAACTATAAAGCATCTCCAACTTCAGTCAGGCGCAAAGATCCAAGTAACAAGGGACATGGATGTTCAACCTGGCTCACAGACCAGATCTGTCGATCTTTCAGGCACTCCTGAGCAGATAAGCAGAGCTGAGGAGTTGATACGTGATGTTCTGGCAGAG GCTGATGCTGGTTCATCAGGCACTGTGTCTAACAGGAAATACAATGCACCTCAACCTGGTGCAGAGCAATTCCAAATGCAAATTGCTAACAACAAG GTGGGTTTAGTTATTGGTAAGGGTGGTGAGACTATAAAATCCATGCAGGCAAAATCTGGAGCTCGTATACAG GTCATTCCTTTGCATTTGCCCCCTGGTGATACTTCAACTGAAAGAACACTGTATATTGATGGCACCACAGATCAGATTGAAATTGCAAAGCAGCTCGTGGCTGAGGTTACCAGTGAG AATCGTGCAAGAAACCCAATGTCAGGTGGCTATTCTCAGCAGGGCTATCGCCCTCCTCGTCCTCAGGGGAACTGGGGTGCTGGTGCGCCACCAACGCAGCAGCCTGGTTATGGTTACATGCAACCTGGAGCATATCCTGGTGCTCCCCCACAGTATGGCCAGCCACCTTATGGTGGGTATCCTCCAGCATCTGGAGGTTATCAGACAGGGTGGGATCAATCATCAAACCAGCAATCTCAACAGACCCCCCCTGGCACTGGCTATGACTACTATaaccaacagcagcagccccAACAGCAACAATCTGCTCCTGGAACTGCTGCACCTACTGAGGCTAGTAGCTACAATTACAGCCAGCCTGCCACTTATGCCTCACAAGGTTATGGCGATTCTACCTACTCTCAGCAGAGCGGTGGGCAGCAAGCTTATGATTACTCTGCTTATCAGAACcaagggcagcagcagcaggcgtaCTCTCAGCAGACTGGTTATGATCAGCAAAGCTATGGCGCAACTGGCTATGGATCAGCTGCTAACTCAACACAGGAGGGTTCCGCTCCAAGCTATGGTGGTCCAGGTGGGGCAGGTGGGGCTACTCAAGTATCTCCGGGGCAACAAGCTTCAACTCCAGCTACTGGAAGCCACCCTGGTTATTCTAGCCAACCACCTACTAGTGCTGCAGCAAGCTATCCGGCTCAAGGTTCTGCCCCTCAATCTGGATATGTCGCTCCACAGACACAGCCTGGCTATGGTACCCAGGGCCCGCCACAGGGTGGCGGGTATGGTCAGGGTGCTTATGGGCAGTCTCCTCAGGGTCAGAAACCACCTGCATCTGCTCCTTATGGACAGGCACCACCTGCTGGATCTTCTCAGGCTGGTTATGGGCAGTATGGTTACAGCCAGCCAGGCTATGGTGCACCACCGCCTTACCCTGGTGCACCACCTGCGAGCCACCCAGGCTATGGCCAGCAGCAGTTATATGCTGATCCTTATGGTACTGGTAGCTATGGGCAGCATACGGCGTATTCTACTGAAGCTACCGCACCTGCTGCATCCCAGGATCAATCCGCCGCTGCACCTGTACCGACGGCTGCAACTGCTGCTCCTGCCCCTGATAACGGTGGTGGTGCGCAAGCTTCTCCAAGTTAA
- the LOC100836161 gene encoding xaa-Pro dipeptidase produces the protein MAASSLAPPGVPMELHAGNRDRLVSALRAQLSASARPHRGLALLQGGEEQTRYCTDHLELFRQESYFAYLFGVQEPGFFGAIDIASGQSILFAPRLPADYAVWMGEIKPLSYFKDKYKVDMVFYVDEIAQVLQDRFSEHGKLLLFLLYGKCTDSGNYSKPANFEGIKKFDTDLSTLHPILTECRVIKSDMEIAIIQYANDVSSEAHIEVMRQAKPGMKEYQLESIFLHHAYMYGACRHCSYTCICATGHNSSVLHYGHTAAPNDRTLIDGDMALMDMGAEYNFYGSDITCSYPINGKFNSKQTIIYNAVLKAHNAVISHMQPGVKWIDMHKLAEQTILESLKKEKIMHGDIGDMMAQRLGAVFMPHGLGHLLGIDTHDPGGYPEGLERPKEPGLSSLRTIRELKEGMVITVEPGCYFIDALLRPAREDPISSKFFNWEEIEKYQSFGGVRIESDLYVTVQGCKNMTNCPRETWEIEAVMAGAPWPSRASSSSATTQNGLPKA, from the exons ATGGCGGCCTCCTCTCTTGCTCCACCCGGGGTGCCCATGGAGCTGCACGCCGGCAACCGCGACCGCCTCGTCAGCGCGCTGAGAGCCCAGCTCTCTGCCTCCGCCCGCCCCCACCGTGGCCTCGCCTTACTCCAG GGTGGCGAGGAGCAGACGCGATACTGCACCGATCACCTCGAGCTCTTCAG GCAGGAGAGTTACTTCGCTTATCTGTTTGGAGTGCAAGAGCCGGGGTTCTTTGGTGCGATT GATATTGCCTCTGGACAGTCGATTTTGTTCGCTCCAAGGTTGCCAGCTGATTATGCTGTCTGGATGGGTGAAATAAAACCACTGTCATATTTCAAG GATAAGTACAAGGTCGATATGGTCTTCTATGTTGATGAGATTGCACAGGTTCTGCAAGATAGATTCAGTGAGCATGGAAAGCTTCTTCTGTTTCTCTTGTATGGAAAATGTACTGACAGCGGAAATTACTCGAAACCTGCTAATTTTGAA GGGATAAAAAAGTTTGATACCGATTTAAGTACACTTCACCCTATCTTAACCGAATGCCGTGTTATCAAATCCGACATGGAAATTGCCATCATTCAATATGCTAATGATGTGAGCTCAGAAGCACATATTGAG GTCATGAGACAGGCAAAACCAGGCATGAAGGAGTATCAACTAGAAAGCATCTTTCTTCATCATGCTTATATGTATGGAGCCTGTCGACATTGCTCCTACACATGTATATGTGCTACTGGACATAACAG TTCTGTTCTTCACTATGGACATACGGCTGCTCCAAATGATCGG ACGTTGATTGATGGAGACATGGCTCTCATGGACATGGGAGCTGAATACAATTTTTATGGCTCTGACATTACATGTTCATACCCT ATAAATGGAAAATTTAACAGCAAACAGACAATAATATACAAT GCCGTACTTAAAGCTCATAATGCTGTCATATCACACATGCAGCCTGGAGTAAAATGGATTGATATGCACAA GTTGGCAGAGCAGACAATACTTGAATCtctcaagaaagaaaagattaTGCATGG TGACATTGGTGATATGATGGCTCAAAGGTTGGGTGCTGTTTTCATGCCTCATGGTCTTGGCCACTTGCTTGGAATCGACACCCATGACCCTGGAGGCTACCCTGAG GGCTTAGAGAGGCCAAAGGAGCCAGGACTGAGCTCCTTGCGAACCATAAGAGAACTTAAAGAAGGCATG GTTATCACGGTTGAGCCAGGCTGTTATTTCATTGACGCTCTGCTGAGGCCTGCCAGGGAAGATCCAATTTCCTCAAAGTTCTTCAACTGGGAAGAGATTGAGAAGTACCAAAGCTTTGGCGGTGTTCGTATAGAAAGTGATCTG TATGTGACGGTGCAAGGATGCAAGAACATGACAAACTGCCCACGGGAGACCTGGGAAATCGAAGCAGTAATGGCCggtgcgccatggccgtcacgtgcttcttcttcctctgcaaCAACACAGAATGGCCTGCCCAAAGCCTGA